A genomic window from Aquabacterium sp. OR-4 includes:
- a CDS encoding RlmE family RNA methyltransferase: MATKSRKVNRAWLNDHLTDPYVRMAQKEGYRARAAYKLKEIDEALSLLRPGQVVVDLGSAPGAWSQYLRRRFAPKVAGAGGAASGELQGTIIALDLLPMEPVEDVQFLQGDFRDDAVLEQLHAAVAGRPVDVVLSDMAPNLSGIASSDSARIEHLVELALEFSQSHLKRDGVLVAKVFHGAGYSQLVEMFKRQFRVVKPIKPKASRDKSAETFLVGIGLKDC, translated from the coding sequence ATGGCGACGAAGTCCCGCAAGGTCAACCGGGCCTGGTTGAACGACCATCTGACCGATCCCTACGTGCGAATGGCCCAGAAAGAGGGCTATCGCGCCCGGGCGGCCTACAAGCTCAAAGAGATCGACGAGGCGCTGTCGCTGCTGCGTCCGGGCCAGGTGGTCGTGGATCTCGGCTCGGCGCCCGGCGCCTGGAGCCAGTACCTGCGCCGGCGCTTCGCGCCCAAGGTGGCCGGCGCCGGTGGCGCGGCCTCGGGCGAACTGCAAGGCACGATCATCGCGCTCGACCTGCTGCCGATGGAGCCGGTGGAAGACGTGCAGTTTCTGCAGGGCGACTTCCGCGACGACGCCGTGCTGGAGCAGCTGCATGCCGCCGTGGCCGGCCGGCCGGTGGACGTGGTGCTGTCGGACATGGCGCCCAACCTGTCGGGCATTGCATCGTCGGATTCGGCGCGCATCGAGCACCTGGTCGAGCTGGCGCTCGAGTTCTCCCAATCCCACCTCAAGCGCGATGGCGTGCTGGTGGCCAAGGTGTTTCATGGCGCCGGCTACAGCCAGCTGGTTGAAATGTTCAAGCGCCAGTTTCGCGTGGTCAAGCCGATCAAGCCCAAGGCCTCGCGCGACAAATCGGCCGAAACCTTTCTGGTCGGCATCGGTCTGAAGGACTGCTGA
- the rlmD gene encoding 23S rRNA (uracil(1939)-C(5))-methyltransferase RlmD, whose protein sequence is MTARDEWLTVDSIDLEAQGVARNAEGKVVFIEGALPGEEVQVQVGRSKNAWEQGTLTAMRRESALRVRPGCPHFGLHAGACGGCKMQHVDGAAQVAIKQRVLEDNLAHLAKVKAETLLRPIQGPDWGYRFRARLSVRYVARKGTVLVGFHERKSRYVADMQVCPVLPATVSAMLMPLRALVGSMDQRDRLPQIELAIGQAEAGPVIALVLRHLEPLTDADLARLRAFAAVHGVQWWLQPKGPDTVHLLDTDGPELAYTLPEFGVVMPFKPTDFTQVNHQINTVLVGRALRLLAPTRDERVIDWFCGLGNFTLPIATLAREVLGIEGSETLVQRSRDNALRNGLDGRASFAARNLFELAPDDLVAYGQADKWLVDPPREGAFALVKALADLHAAPRADWQPPRRIVYVSCNPATLARDAGLLVHQAGYRCVAAGAVNMFPHTAHVESMAVFERA, encoded by the coding sequence ATGACAGCAAGAGACGAATGGCTGACGGTCGACTCGATCGACCTCGAGGCCCAGGGCGTGGCCCGCAATGCCGAAGGCAAGGTGGTGTTCATCGAAGGCGCACTGCCGGGCGAAGAAGTGCAGGTGCAGGTCGGCCGCAGCAAGAACGCCTGGGAGCAGGGCACGCTGACCGCGATGCGCCGCGAAAGCGCGCTGCGGGTGCGCCCCGGCTGCCCGCATTTCGGCCTGCATGCCGGTGCCTGCGGCGGCTGCAAGATGCAGCATGTGGACGGCGCGGCGCAGGTGGCGATCAAGCAGCGCGTGCTCGAGGACAACCTGGCCCATCTGGCCAAGGTGAAGGCCGAGACCCTGCTGCGCCCGATCCAGGGCCCCGACTGGGGCTACCGCTTCCGCGCCCGCCTGTCGGTGCGCTATGTGGCGCGCAAGGGCACGGTGCTGGTGGGCTTCCACGAGCGCAAGAGCCGCTACGTGGCCGACATGCAGGTCTGTCCGGTGCTGCCGGCCACGGTGAGCGCGATGCTGATGCCGCTGCGCGCGCTGGTCGGCAGCATGGATCAGCGCGACCGCCTGCCGCAGATCGAGCTGGCCATCGGCCAGGCCGAGGCCGGCCCCGTGATCGCGCTGGTGCTGCGCCACCTCGAGCCGCTGACCGATGCCGATCTGGCGCGCCTGCGTGCCTTTGCCGCCGTGCACGGCGTGCAATGGTGGCTGCAGCCCAAGGGCCCCGACACCGTGCACCTGTTGGACACCGATGGCCCCGAACTGGCCTACACCCTGCCCGAGTTCGGCGTGGTGATGCCTTTCAAGCCCACCGACTTCACCCAGGTGAACCACCAGATCAACACCGTGCTGGTGGGCCGCGCGCTGCGCCTGCTGGCGCCCACGCGCGACGAGCGGGTGATCGACTGGTTCTGCGGCCTGGGCAACTTCACGCTGCCGATCGCCACGCTGGCGCGCGAGGTGCTGGGCATCGAGGGCAGTGAAACCCTGGTGCAGCGCAGCCGCGACAACGCGCTGCGCAACGGCCTGGACGGGCGCGCCAGCTTTGCCGCACGCAACCTGTTCGAGCTGGCGCCCGACGATCTGGTGGCCTATGGCCAGGCCGACAAATGGCTGGTCGATCCGCCGCGCGAGGGGGCCTTTGCGCTGGTCAAGGCCCTGGCCGATCTGCATGCCGCGCCGCGCGCCGACTGGCAGCCGCCGCGGCGCATCGTCTACGTCAGCTGCAACCCGGCCACGCTGGCGCGCGACGCCGGCCTGCTGGTGCACCAGGCCGGCTACCGCTGCGTGGCGGCGGGCGCGGTGAACATGTTTCCGCACACGGCGCATGTGGAGAGCATGGCCGTGTTCGAGCGCGCCTGA
- a CDS encoding GlcG/HbpS family heme-binding protein, whose amino-acid sequence MKTKPFLSAADVRLIAEAAEREALANQWAVTIAIVDDGGHPLWLQRLDGAAPLSAQIAPAKARTAALGRRESKVYEDMINGGRVSFLSAPLIEGMLEGGVPVLVDGHCIGAVGVSGVKSAEDAQIARAGIAALAQPG is encoded by the coding sequence ATGAAAACCAAGCCCTTCCTGAGCGCCGCTGACGTGCGCCTGATCGCCGAAGCCGCCGAACGCGAGGCCCTCGCCAACCAGTGGGCGGTGACGATCGCCATCGTCGACGACGGCGGCCATCCGCTGTGGCTGCAGCGGCTGGATGGCGCTGCACCGCTGTCGGCCCAGATCGCGCCGGCCAAGGCGCGCACCGCCGCACTGGGTCGACGCGAGAGCAAGGTGTACGAAGACATGATCAACGGCGGCCGCGTGTCCTTCCTGAGCGCACCGCTGATCGAAGGCATGCTCGAAGGCGGCGTGCCGGTGCTGGTGGACGGGCACTGCATCGGCGCGGTTGGCGTCAGCGGCGTCAAGTCGGCCGAAGATGCGCAGATTGCACGCGCCGGCATCGCCGCGCTGGCCCAGCCGGGCTGA
- the greA gene encoding transcription elongation factor GreA: MATIPLTKRGAEKLKEELHRLKTVERHAVIQAISEARAQGDLSENAEYDAAKDKQGFIEGRILEIESKLAAAQIIDPSALDAGGRVVFGATVVLCDDDSGAEVTYQIVGDDEADLKLGRVSISSPIARALIGKETGDEAVVQAPGGERHYEVVDVRYI; this comes from the coding sequence ATGGCCACCATTCCCCTGACCAAGCGCGGCGCCGAGAAGCTCAAGGAAGAGCTGCACCGGCTCAAGACCGTGGAACGCCATGCCGTGATCCAGGCCATCTCCGAGGCGCGCGCCCAGGGCGACCTGTCGGAAAACGCCGAGTACGACGCCGCCAAGGACAAGCAGGGCTTCATCGAAGGCCGCATCCTCGAGATCGAAAGCAAGCTCGCCGCGGCGCAGATCATCGATCCGTCGGCCCTCGATGCCGGCGGCCGCGTGGTGTTCGGCGCCACCGTGGTGCTGTGCGACGACGACTCGGGCGCCGAGGTCACCTACCAGATCGTCGGCGACGATGAAGCCGACCTGAAGCTGGGCCGCGTCTCGATCAGCAGCCCGATCGCGCGGGCGCTGATCGGCAAAGAGACGGGCGACGAGGCCGTGGTGCAGGCGCCCGGTGGCGAGCGGCACTACGAAGTGGTGGACGTGCGCTACATCTGA
- a CDS encoding Bax inhibitor-1 family protein, with protein MNNQGLHLGTGMAGGGALAASRNRVLRNTYWLLALSMVPTVLGAWVGVSTGIMASMGMGLSMIVFFAGAFGFMFAIEKTKDSATGVAVLLAFTFFMGLMLSRLLAAILGFKNGSSLIMTAFGGTAVVFVGMATLATVIKRDLSNMGKFLFIGALILMVAGIANAFLQSSALMLTVSVLAIVIFSGFMLFDIKRVIDGGETNYISATLAIYLDVYNVFQSLLSILGIVGGERD; from the coding sequence ATGAACAATCAAGGCCTGCACCTCGGCACCGGTATGGCCGGCGGCGGCGCGCTGGCGGCCAGCCGCAATCGCGTGCTGCGCAACACCTACTGGCTGCTTGCACTGTCGATGGTGCCCACCGTGCTGGGCGCCTGGGTGGGTGTCAGCACCGGCATCATGGCCTCGATGGGCATGGGCCTGTCGATGATCGTCTTTTTCGCCGGAGCCTTCGGGTTCATGTTCGCGATCGAGAAGACCAAGGATTCAGCCACCGGCGTGGCCGTGCTGCTGGCCTTCACGTTCTTCATGGGCCTGATGCTGTCGCGCCTGCTGGCGGCCATCCTGGGCTTCAAGAACGGCAGCAGCCTGATCATGACGGCCTTCGGCGGCACGGCCGTGGTGTTTGTCGGCATGGCCACGCTGGCCACGGTGATCAAGCGCGACCTGTCGAACATGGGCAAGTTCCTGTTCATCGGCGCCCTGATCCTGATGGTGGCGGGCATCGCCAACGCGTTCCTGCAGAGCAGCGCGCTGATGCTGACCGTGTCGGTGCTGGCCATCGTGATCTTCTCGGGCTTCATGCTGTTCGACATCAAGCGCGTGATCGATGGCGGCGAGACCAACTACATCAGCGCCACGCTGGCCATCTACCTGGACGTGTACAACGTGTTCCAGAGCCTGCTGTCCATCCTGGGCATCGTGGGCGGTGAGCGTGACTGA
- a CDS encoding ABC transporter substrate-binding protein yields MTTPKKLPPPRVIRVRHLAVLASALLLAQAASAGPVLERVRSSGTLRVCIWPDYYGITYRNPRTEQLVGVDIDLSAELAKGLGVKLQHVESSFAKLIENLHTDRCDVAMHAVGVTAQRQQHLKFSLPYLQSDIYGVTTRSNHVVRRWEDIDRPGVRVAVQAGTFMEPVMAVALKQAQVVVIKPPATREQELEAGRVDVFMTDFPYSRRLLDNADWARLVAPSRPFHTIPYAYAIKPGDEDWLRELDHFVARIKRDGRLEAAARRHGLAEIVVK; encoded by the coding sequence ATGACAACGCCGAAAAAACTGCCGCCGCCCCGCGTGATCCGTGTCCGACACCTGGCGGTGCTGGCCAGCGCCCTGCTGTTGGCGCAGGCCGCCAGCGCCGGGCCGGTGCTCGAACGGGTGCGCAGCAGCGGCACGCTCAGGGTGTGCATCTGGCCCGACTACTACGGCATCACCTACCGCAACCCGCGCACCGAGCAACTGGTGGGCGTTGACATCGACCTGTCGGCCGAACTGGCCAAGGGCCTGGGCGTGAAGCTGCAGCATGTCGAATCGTCATTCGCCAAGCTGATCGAGAACCTGCACACCGACCGCTGCGACGTGGCAATGCATGCGGTGGGCGTGACCGCGCAGCGCCAGCAGCACCTGAAGTTTTCGCTGCCCTACCTGCAGAGCGACATTTATGGCGTCACCACCCGCAGCAACCATGTGGTGCGGCGCTGGGAAGACATCGACCGCCCCGGCGTGCGGGTGGCCGTGCAGGCCGGCACCTTCATGGAGCCGGTGATGGCCGTGGCACTGAAGCAGGCCCAGGTGGTGGTGATCAAGCCGCCGGCCACGCGCGAGCAGGAGCTCGAAGCCGGGCGGGTGGATGTGTTCATGACCGACTTTCCCTACAGCCGGCGCCTGCTGGACAACGCCGACTGGGCGCGGCTGGTGGCGCCATCGCGGCCCTTCCACACCATTCCTTATGCCTACGCCATCAAGCCGGGCGACGAGGACTGGCTGCGCGAGCTGGATCACTTCGTGGCGCGCATCAAGCGCGATGGTCGCCTGGAGGCGGCGGCGCGCCGCCACGGCCTGGCCGAGATCGTCGTCAAATAG
- a CDS encoding YhbY family RNA-binding protein has translation MSALLLTPAQRKEHRAGAHHLDPVVMIGGEGLTPAVVQEIDRALTAHGLIKVRVFSDDRAAREAMLANLADQLSAAPVQHIGKLLVLWRPMPEKAKAERGDRAPAPRVVKIVKFAKSGSTRPQVKKVRVLGNERVTPGGNIKRVKKKRPTSVKKTVAD, from the coding sequence ATGTCTGCCCTTCTCCTCACTCCCGCCCAACGCAAGGAGCACCGCGCCGGTGCCCACCACCTCGACCCGGTCGTCATGATCGGTGGCGAGGGCCTGACGCCCGCGGTGGTCCAGGAAATCGACCGCGCACTGACGGCCCACGGCCTGATCAAGGTGCGCGTGTTCTCCGATGATCGAGCGGCCCGCGAAGCCATGCTGGCCAACCTGGCCGATCAGCTGTCGGCCGCGCCGGTGCAACACATCGGCAAGCTGCTGGTGCTGTGGCGGCCGATGCCCGAGAAGGCCAAGGCCGAGCGCGGTGATCGCGCCCCCGCACCGCGGGTGGTCAAGATCGTCAAGTTCGCCAAGAGCGGCTCCACCCGCCCGCAGGTCAAGAAGGTGCGCGTGCTGGGCAACGAGCGTGTCACGCCCGGCGGCAACATCAAGCGGGTGAAGAAGAAGCGCCCGACCAGCGTCAAGAAGACCGTGGCCGACTGA
- the carB gene encoding carbamoyl-phosphate synthase large subunit — MPKRTDLHSILIIGAGPIIIGQACEFDYSGAQACKALRQEGYRVVLVNSNPATIMTDPEMADATYIEPITWQVVEKIIAKERAERPNEKMAVLPTMGGQTALNCALDLHKHGVLAKYDVEMIGANEHAIEKAEDRLKFKDAMTSIGLGSAKSGIAHSMEEAWSVQKAIQAEIGGAGFPMVIRPSFTLGGTGGGIAYNPEEFEEICKRGLDLSPTNELLIEESLIGWKEYEMEVVRDKADNCIIVCSIENLDPMGIHTGDSITVAPAQTLTDKEYQLLRNASIAILREIGVDTGGSNVQFSINPVDGRMVVIEMNPRVSRSSALASKATGFPIAKIAAKLAVGYTLDELRNDITGGATPASFEPSIDYVVTKIPRFAFEKFPAADSHLTTQMKSVGEVMAMGRTFQESFQKALRGLETGIDGLSERSTDREEIVEEIGEAGPERILYVGDAFRIGMTLDEIFDETAIDPWFLSQIEQIIATETQLRGRTLAGLSAAELRYVKQKGFSDRRLATLLGTHQHAVREARHALGVRPVYKRVDTCAAEFATQTAYLYSCYETLDGECEAEPTSNKKIMVLGGGPNRIGQGIEFDYCCVHAALAMREDGYETIMVNCNPETVSTDYDTSDRLYFEPVTLEDVLEIVAKEQPVGVIVQYGGQTPLKLALDLERAGVPIIGTTPDSIDIAEDRERFQQLLHTLGLKQPPNRTARTEDAAIALANEIGYPLVVRPSYVLGGRAMEIVHGDKDLERYMREAVRVSEKSPVLLDRFLDDAIEVDVDCIADGTGEGEGPVGVMIGGIMEHIEQAGVHSGDSACSLPPYTLPKALQDELRRQTTLMARALKVVGLMNVQFAIQGDVNTDQAVVYVLEVNPRASRTVPFVSKATGQPLAKIAARCMAGQLLKDQKGLGGVAPHEVIPPYFSVKEAVFPFNKFPGVDPILGPEMRSTGEVMGVARNFGAAMLKSQLGAGSRLPAKGTVVITVKNSDKARAVAVARDLVALGFAVVATKGTAAAIAAAGVPVKTVNKVKDGRPHIVDMLKAGEIQLVFTTVDETRTAIADSRSIRTAALASRVTYYTTMAGCEAATEALQQRGAVDVYSLQELHAELH, encoded by the coding sequence ATGCCTAAGCGTACCGACCTGCACAGCATCCTGATCATTGGCGCCGGCCCGATCATCATCGGCCAGGCCTGCGAATTCGACTACTCCGGCGCCCAGGCCTGCAAGGCGCTGCGGCAAGAGGGTTACCGCGTGGTGCTGGTCAACAGCAACCCGGCCACCATCATGACCGACCCGGAGATGGCCGACGCGACCTACATCGAGCCCATCACCTGGCAGGTGGTCGAGAAGATCATCGCCAAAGAGCGCGCCGAGCGCCCGAACGAGAAGATGGCCGTGCTGCCCACCATGGGTGGCCAGACGGCACTGAACTGCGCGCTCGATCTGCACAAGCACGGCGTGCTGGCCAAGTACGACGTCGAGATGATCGGCGCCAACGAGCACGCCATCGAGAAGGCCGAAGACCGCCTGAAGTTCAAGGATGCGATGACCTCCATCGGCCTGGGCTCGGCCAAGAGTGGCATCGCCCACTCGATGGAAGAGGCCTGGAGCGTGCAGAAGGCCATCCAGGCCGAGATTGGCGGCGCGGGCTTTCCGATGGTCATCCGCCCCAGCTTCACCCTCGGTGGCACCGGTGGCGGCATCGCCTACAACCCCGAAGAGTTTGAAGAGATCTGCAAGCGCGGCCTCGACCTCAGCCCGACCAACGAGCTGCTGATCGAGGAAAGCCTGATCGGCTGGAAGGAGTACGAGATGGAAGTGGTCCGCGACAAGGCGGACAACTGCATCATCGTGTGCTCGATCGAGAACCTCGACCCGATGGGCATCCACACCGGTGACTCGATCACCGTGGCCCCGGCGCAGACGCTCACCGACAAGGAATACCAGCTGCTGCGCAACGCCTCGATCGCGATCCTGCGCGAGATCGGCGTGGATACCGGCGGCTCGAACGTGCAGTTCTCGATCAACCCGGTCGATGGCCGCATGGTGGTGATCGAGATGAACCCGCGCGTCTCGCGCTCGTCGGCGCTGGCGTCCAAGGCCACGGGCTTCCCGATCGCCAAGATCGCCGCCAAGCTGGCGGTGGGCTACACGCTCGATGAGCTGCGCAACGACATCACCGGCGGTGCCACGCCGGCCAGCTTCGAGCCCAGCATCGACTACGTGGTCACCAAGATTCCGCGTTTCGCGTTCGAGAAGTTCCCGGCCGCCGACTCGCACCTGACCACGCAGATGAAGAGCGTGGGCGAGGTGATGGCCATGGGCCGCACCTTCCAGGAATCGTTCCAGAAGGCCCTGCGCGGCCTGGAGACCGGCATCGACGGGCTCAGCGAGCGCAGCACCGACCGCGAGGAGATCGTCGAAGAGATCGGCGAGGCCGGCCCCGAGCGCATCCTGTACGTGGGCGACGCGTTCCGCATCGGCATGACGCTCGACGAGATCTTCGACGAGACCGCCATCGACCCGTGGTTCCTGTCGCAGATCGAGCAGATCATCGCCACCGAAACCCAGCTGCGCGGCCGCACGCTGGCCGGCTTGAGCGCGGCCGAGCTGCGCTACGTGAAGCAAAAGGGCTTCTCCGACCGCCGCCTGGCCACGCTGCTGGGCACGCACCAGCATGCCGTGCGCGAAGCCCGCCACGCGCTGGGGGTGCGCCCGGTCTACAAGCGCGTGGACACCTGCGCGGCCGAGTTCGCCACCCAGACCGCCTACCTGTACAGCTGCTACGAGACGCTCGACGGCGAGTGCGAGGCCGAGCCCACCAGCAACAAGAAGATCATGGTGCTGGGCGGTGGCCCCAACCGCATCGGCCAGGGCATCGAGTTCGACTACTGCTGCGTGCACGCGGCGCTGGCCATGCGCGAGGACGGGTACGAGACCATCATGGTCAACTGCAACCCGGAAACCGTGTCGACCGACTACGACACCAGCGACCGCCTGTACTTCGAGCCGGTGACGCTGGAAGACGTGCTCGAGATCGTGGCCAAGGAACAGCCGGTCGGCGTGATCGTGCAGTACGGTGGCCAGACCCCGCTGAAGCTGGCGCTCGACCTCGAGCGTGCCGGCGTGCCCATCATCGGCACCACGCCCGACTCGATCGACATCGCCGAGGACCGCGAGCGATTCCAGCAGCTGCTGCACACCCTCGGCCTGAAGCAGCCGCCCAACCGCACGGCGCGCACCGAAGACGCCGCCATCGCGCTGGCCAACGAGATCGGCTACCCGCTGGTGGTGCGTCCCAGCTATGTGCTGGGTGGCCGCGCGATGGAGATCGTGCACGGCGACAAGGATCTCGAGCGCTACATGCGCGAGGCCGTGCGCGTGTCCGAGAAGAGCCCGGTGCTGCTCGACCGCTTTCTGGATGACGCGATCGAGGTCGATGTCGACTGCATCGCCGACGGCACCGGCGAGGGCGAAGGCCCGGTCGGCGTGATGATCGGCGGCATCATGGAGCACATCGAGCAGGCCGGCGTGCACTCGGGTGACTCGGCCTGCTCGCTGCCGCCCTACACCCTGCCCAAGGCGCTGCAAGACGAGCTGCGCCGCCAGACCACGCTGATGGCGCGCGCGCTGAAGGTGGTGGGCCTGATGAACGTGCAGTTCGCCATCCAGGGCGACGTGAACACCGACCAGGCCGTGGTCTATGTGCTGGAAGTGAACCCGCGCGCCTCGCGCACCGTGCCCTTCGTCAGCAAGGCCACCGGCCAGCCGCTGGCCAAGATCGCCGCGCGCTGCATGGCCGGTCAGCTGCTCAAGGACCAGAAGGGCCTGGGCGGCGTGGCGCCGCACGAGGTGATCCCGCCCTACTTCTCGGTGAAGGAGGCAGTGTTCCCGTTCAACAAGTTCCCGGGCGTGGACCCCATCCTCGGCCCCGAGATGCGCAGCACCGGCGAGGTGATGGGCGTGGCGCGCAACTTCGGCGCGGCCATGCTCAAGAGCCAGCTCGGTGCTGGCAGCCGCCTGCCCGCCAAGGGCACGGTGGTGATCACCGTCAAGAACAGCGACAAGGCCCGTGCCGTGGCCGTGGCGCGTGATCTGGTGGCGCTGGGCTTTGCGGTGGTGGCCACCAAGGGCACGGCGGCGGCCATTGCCGCGGCTGGCGTGCCGGTGAAGACGGTCAACAAGGTCAAGGACGGCCGGCCGCACATCGTCGACATGCTCAAGGCCGGCGAGATCCAGCTGGTGTTCACCACGGTCGACGAGACGCGCACGGCGATTGCCGATTCGCGCAGCATCCGCACCGCCGCGCTGGCCAGCCGCGTCACCTACTACACCACCATGGCCGGCTGCGAAGCGGCCACCGAGGCGCTGCAGCAGCGTGGCGCGGTCGACGTCTACAGCCTGCAGGAACTGCACGCCGAACTGCACTAA
- a CDS encoding DUF4149 domain-containing protein, whose protein sequence is MQPGASPDRPQRLLTVLWAGALLCIGLVATPAPFATLATADAGRVVSRILAQEAWLSLVLGVTLLLLARRQARQAAQAQGASAFSTDMLLLLGTLFCTVAGYFAIQPLMPAARAGQGPFSFGQLHLASASFFVLKALLVMALAWRVSA, encoded by the coding sequence ATGCAGCCCGGCGCATCCCCTGACCGCCCGCAGCGCCTGCTGACGGTGCTGTGGGCCGGTGCCTTGCTCTGCATCGGCCTGGTGGCCACGCCGGCGCCGTTTGCCACACTGGCCACGGCCGACGCCGGCCGCGTCGTGTCGCGCATCCTGGCGCAGGAGGCCTGGCTGAGCCTGGTGCTGGGCGTGACGCTGCTGCTGCTGGCGCGCCGCCAGGCGCGCCAGGCAGCCCAGGCGCAGGGTGCATCGGCGTTCAGCACCGACATGCTGCTGCTGCTGGGCACGCTGTTCTGCACCGTTGCGGGCTATTTCGCGATCCAGCCGCTGATGCCGGCGGCGCGCGCCGGGCAGGGGCCGTTCAGCTTTGGCCAGTTGCACCTCGCAAGCGCCTCGTTCTTCGTGCTGAAGGCGCTGCTGGTGATGGCGCTGGCCTGGCGCGTCAGCGCCTGA
- the carA gene encoding glutamine-hydrolyzing carbamoyl-phosphate synthase small subunit, translated as MLPVLPPAILALADGTVFQGISIGAAGHTVGEVVFNTALTGYQEILTDPSYCRQIVTLTYPHIGNYGVNEEDVEAAKVHAAGLIVKDVPPRVSNFRAGLTLSDYLQREGTVAIAGLDTRRLTRVLRTKGAQNGCIVTFAAGTSVTQADIDTAIAKAQAAPSMAGQDLAQRVTVAEPYAWAETEWQLGSGYGAVADARFHVVAYDFGVKRNILRMLASRGCRVTVVPARTPAAQVLALQPDGIFLSNGPGDPEPCDYAIAAAKTLIDTGIPTFGICLGHQIMALASGAKTFKMKFGHHGANHPVKDLDSGRVSITSQNHGFAVDEASLPANLRATHVSLFDGTLQGLARTDKPAFCFQGHPEASPGPHDIAYLFDRFTTLMADKNAEKKNA; from the coding sequence TTGCTGCCAGTTCTGCCCCCCGCCATCCTCGCACTCGCAGACGGCACGGTCTTTCAGGGCATCTCGATCGGCGCCGCCGGTCACACCGTGGGCGAGGTGGTGTTCAACACCGCGCTCACCGGCTACCAGGAAATCCTCACCGACCCGAGCTATTGCCGGCAGATCGTCACGCTGACGTATCCGCACATCGGCAACTACGGTGTCAACGAGGAGGACGTGGAGGCCGCGAAAGTCCATGCCGCCGGCCTGATCGTCAAGGACGTGCCGCCGCGCGTCTCCAACTTCCGCGCCGGCCTCACGCTCAGCGACTACCTGCAGCGCGAAGGCACGGTGGCCATCGCCGGACTGGACACCCGCCGCCTGACCCGCGTGCTGCGCACCAAGGGCGCGCAGAACGGCTGCATCGTCACCTTTGCCGCTGGCACCAGCGTGACGCAGGCCGACATCGACACCGCCATCGCCAAGGCCCAGGCCGCGCCCAGCATGGCCGGCCAGGACCTGGCGCAAAGGGTCACGGTGGCCGAGCCCTACGCCTGGGCCGAGACCGAATGGCAGCTCGGCAGCGGCTACGGCGCAGTGGCCGATGCCCGCTTCCACGTGGTGGCCTACGACTTCGGCGTCAAGCGCAACATCCTGCGCATGCTGGCCAGCCGCGGCTGCCGCGTGACCGTGGTGCCGGCCAGGACGCCGGCTGCGCAGGTGCTGGCACTCCAGCCCGACGGCATCTTCCTGTCCAACGGCCCCGGCGACCCCGAGCCCTGCGACTACGCCATCGCCGCCGCCAAGACCCTGATCGACACCGGCATCCCCACCTTCGGCATCTGTCTGGGCCACCAGATCATGGCCCTGGCCTCGGGCGCCAAGACTTTCAAGATGAAGTTCGGCCACCACGGTGCCAACCACCCGGTGAAGGATCTCGACTCGGGCCGCGTTTCGATCACCAGCCAGAACCACGGCTTCGCGGTTGACGAGGCTAGCCTGCCCGCCAACCTGCGCGCCACGCATGTGAGCCTGTTCGACGGCACGCTGCAGGGCCTGGCGCGCACCGACAAGCCGGCCTTCTGCTTCCAGGGCCACCCCGAGGCCTCGCCCGGCCCCCATGACATTGCCTACCTGTTCGACCGTTTCACCACGCTGATGGCTGACAAGAACGCGGAGAAGAAGAATGCCTAA